The Anaeromyxobacter diazotrophicus genome contains the following window.
ATCTTCAAGGCCCTCCGCCAGTCGGCGCTGCGGCCGCGGGTGGTGGCGACCGACGCCGACCCGATCTCGGTGGGCCTGTTCCGCGCCGACGCGGGGTACGTGCTGCCGCGCGTGACCGCGGACGAGCCGGCCTACCTGTCGCGCCTCGAGGAGGTGTGCCGCCGCGAGCGGGTGGACCTCGTCTGCTTCGGGTCCGAGGTGGAGATGCGGCGGGTCGCGCCCTTCCGCGCCGAGCTCGAGCGGCGCACCGGGGCGCGGCTGGTCGTGAACGAGGCGGCGCTGCTCGAGCGCTTCATGGACAAGTGGGGCATGTTCGAGGCGCTGCACGACCGCGGGCTGCCGGTGCCGGAGACCGTCCTGGCCGGCGACCGGGCCGCCGCGGCGGCGCTGGTGGCCCGGCGCGGCTTCCCGCTCATCCTCAAGCCCCGCCACGGCTCCGGCTCGCGCGACCTCCACCTCGTGAAGAGCGCCGGCGAGCTCGCCTGGCTGACCGAGCACGTGCCGGAGCCGGTGCTGCAGGAGCACCTGCTGCCCGACGACGAGGAGTACACGGTGGGCGTCTACCGCAGCCCACGCTCGGGCTACCTGGGGCAGATCACCTTCCGGCGCAGCCTGGCGGCCGGGCTCACCTACAAGGCCGAGGTGGTCTTCGACGAGGAGATCGCCGCGGCGTGCCGGCGGGTGGTGGAGGCCTTCGACCTCTGGGGGCCGGTGAACCTGCAGCTCCGGAAGACCCGCGAGGGCGTGCGCGTCTTCGAGATCAACCTGCGCTTCTCCAGCTCGGCGGTGATGCGCGCCCACTTCGGCTTCAACGAGGCCGAGCTGTGCCTGCGCGACCTCGTGCTGGGCGAGCCGCTCGCCATGCCTGCGGTCCGCCGCGGCTGGGCGCTGCGGTACTGGGACGAGGTCTACCTCGACGAGGAGGCGTGCGCCGCAGTCCGCCGCGACGGCCGGGTGGAGGGGCCGGCGGGGCGGAAGGAGGCCGACTTCTGATCAGCCCGCCGGGGCGACCGCCGCGGCCGCCCCGGCGAAGGCCACCCCGGCCTCCGCCGGCGCGCGGGCCGGCGCCGCCGCCCGCCGCGCGGTGCGGCGGACCACCTCGATCACCCGGTGCTGGTCGGCGAGGGTGAGGCTGCTCGAGCTGGGCAGGCACAGCCCGCGCGCGAAGAGCCCCGCCGAGACCTCGCCGCCGTGGCGCGGCCAGTGCGCGTGCAGCGGCTGCAGGTGCATCGGCTTCCACAGCGGCCGCGCCTCGATGTCCTCGGCGGCGAGCGCGGCGAGCACCTCGTCGCGGGTGGCGCCGGCGCGCGCCGGATCGAGCGTGAGGCAGGTGAGCCAGTGCGTGTGGAGGCCGTAGGCCGCCTCCGGCATGAACTCGACGCCCGGCAGGTCCGAGAGCGCGGCGCGGTAGCGCGCCTCGACGGCGCGCCGCTGCCGCACCCGCTCGTCCAGCACCTCGAGCTGGCCGCGCCCGATCGCGGCGAGCACGTTGGACATCCGGTAGTTGTAACCGACCTCGACGTGGTGGTACGCGGGGCCGGGCTCGCGCGCCTGCGTGGACCAGTAGCGCGCCTTGTCGATCCAGTCGGCGCGCGGCGACGCGAGCACCCCGCCGCCGGTGGTGGTGATGATCTTGTTCCCGTTGAACGAGAACGCGGCCAGGTCGCCGAACGAGCCCGCCGGCCGGCCGCGGTAGCTCGCGCCCAGCGCCTCGGCGGCGTCCTCCAGGAGCGGCACGCCGTGCGCGCGGCACAGCGCGGCGATGGGGTCGAGGTCGGCGCACTGGCCGTAGAGGTGGACCACCACCACCGCCCTGGGCGGCCTGCCCCGGCGCCCGCGCTCGGCGAGCGCCTCCTCGAGGAGCGCCGGGCTCATCATCCAGCTCCCGGGCTCGCTGTCCACGAAGACCGGCGTCGCGCCGAGGTACAGGATCGGGTTCACGCTCGCCACGAAGGTGAAGTCCGAGACGATCACCTCGTCCCCGGGCCCGACGCCCAGCAGGCGCAGCCCGAGGTGGATGGCGGCCGTCCCGCTCGCCAGCGCCACCGCCGGCCGCCCCAGCCGCTCGCCGAAGGCGCGCTCGAACGCGTCGAGCTGGGGCCCCACGCTGGACAGCCAGTTCGACGCGAAGGCCTCGCGGACGTAGCCCTCCTCGCGGCCGCCCATGTGCGGCACCGACAGATGGACGCGACCCATGCGCTGCCCCCTAGCCTTGCCCGCCGGCCGGCACGAGCGGCGCTCGCCCCGCCCGCGCCACCTGCTCCACGTACGCGTCGTGGAGCGCGCTCCAGAGCCGCTCCTGCGCGAAGTCCCGCAGCACGCGCGCGCGCGCCGCCTCGCCGTGCCGCCGCCGCAGCGCCGGATCGGCGAGGTAGGCCCGCAGCGCGCCGGTCAGCGCCGCCGCGTCGCGCGCCGGGACGAGCGTCCCGGTGACCCCGTCCACCACCGCGTCCACGCACCCGGGGACGCGCGTCGACACCACCGGCAGCCCCATCGCCGCCGCCTCCAGCGGCACGACCGGGAAGCCCTCGCGGTAGCTGGGGAGGGCGAGGACGTCCATGGCGCGGAAGTACCTCGGCGTGTCCCAGTCCTGGCCGGCGAGGAGGACGCGCGGATCGCCCGCGAGCGACGCCACCACCTCGGAGGGGATGGGGTCCTGCGGCTCGAGCGGCCCGACCAGCACGAGCCGCAGGTCCGGCAGCTCCTCGCGCAGCACGGTCCAGGCCCTCCAGAGCTCGACCACGCCCTTCTCGCGCACCAGGCGCCCGACGAAGCCCAGCACGCGCGCGCGCTCCGGCAGGCCCAGCGCGGCGCGCGCGGCGGCGGCCTGCTCGGGCGACGGCGCGCGGAAGCGGCCGGCCGCGTCGATGCCGTTGATGCTGCCGCCGAGGAGGACGGAGACCTTCTCGGGCGGCGCGACGCCCTCGGCCACCGCCAGCTCCGCCACCGAGCGCGAGAC
Protein-coding sequences here:
- a CDS encoding DegT/DnrJ/EryC1/StrS family aminotransferase; this encodes MGRVHLSVPHMGGREEGYVREAFASNWLSSVGPQLDAFERAFGERLGRPAVALASGTAAIHLGLRLLGVGPGDEVIVSDFTFVASVNPILYLGATPVFVDSEPGSWMMSPALLEEALAERGRRGRPPRAVVVVHLYGQCADLDPIAALCRAHGVPLLEDAAEALGASYRGRPAGSFGDLAAFSFNGNKIITTTGGGVLASPRADWIDKARYWSTQAREPGPAYHHVEVGYNYRMSNVLAAIGRGQLEVLDERVRQRRAVEARYRAALSDLPGVEFMPEAAYGLHTHWLTCLTLDPARAGATRDEVLAALAAEDIEARPLWKPMHLQPLHAHWPRHGGEVSAGLFARGLCLPSSSSLTLADQHRVIEVVRRTARRAAAPARAPAEAGVAFAGAAAAVAPAG
- a CDS encoding glycosyltransferase family 4 protein produces the protein MLTVIARPLRLLHVTTVPESLLFLTGQPGYLRGRGFEVAAVSSPGPALERFERAEGVVVHRVPMARAITPGRDLVALVRLVLLMRRLRPDLVDAHTPKGGLLGMLAAWLAGVPVRVYHVHGLRFLTATGLARRLLRTTERLAAALATRVLCVSRSVAELAVAEGVAPPEKVSVLLGGSINGIDAAGRFRAPSPEQAAAARAALGLPERARVLGFVGRLVREKGVVELWRAWTVLREELPDLRLVLVGPLEPQDPIPSEVVASLAGDPRVLLAGQDWDTPRYFRAMDVLALPSYREGFPVVPLEAAAMGLPVVSTRVPGCVDAVVDGVTGTLVPARDAAALTGALRAYLADPALRRRHGEAARARVLRDFAQERLWSALHDAYVEQVARAGRAPLVPAGGQG
- a CDS encoding ATP-grasp domain-containing protein encodes the protein MAGAEARRELTALVTGAGAPPGVSIFKALRQSALRPRVVATDADPISVGLFRADAGYVLPRVTADEPAYLSRLEEVCRRERVDLVCFGSEVEMRRVAPFRAELERRTGARLVVNEAALLERFMDKWGMFEALHDRGLPVPETVLAGDRAAAAALVARRGFPLILKPRHGSGSRDLHLVKSAGELAWLTEHVPEPVLQEHLLPDDEEYTVGVYRSPRSGYLGQITFRRSLAAGLTYKAEVVFDEEIAAACRRVVEAFDLWGPVNLQLRKTREGVRVFEINLRFSSSAVMRAHFGFNEAELCLRDLVLGEPLAMPAVRRGWALRYWDEVYLDEEACAAVRRDGRVEGPAGRKEADF